One window of Oncorhynchus masou masou isolate Uvic2021 chromosome 33, UVic_Omas_1.1, whole genome shotgun sequence genomic DNA carries:
- the LOC135527865 gene encoding cyclin-dependent kinase 17-like isoform X6: protein MDRMKIIKRRLSMSLRSTRPVDDSLSELAEQMTLDEPSAARENGIVHENVKMGSDGESDQASGTSSDEVQSPVRVRMRNNHHRRISNEDINKRLSLPADIRLPEGYLEKFAMNSPPFDKPMSRRLRRASLSEIGFGKLETYIKLDKLGEGTYATVFKGRSKLTDNLVALKEIRLEHEEGAPCTAIREVSLLKDLKHANIVTLHDIIHTDKCLTLVFEYLEKDLKQYMDDCGSIMSVHNVKIFLFQLLRGLAYCHRRKVLHRDLKPQNLLINDKGELKLADFGLARAKSVPTKTYSNEVVTLWYRPPDVLLGSTEYSTPIDMWGVGCIFYEMMTGRPLFPGSTVEDELHLIFRILGTPTELTWPGITTSEEFKTYKFPRYHAEPLVNHAPRIDSDGHDLLSLLLQFEPMKRVSAEEALRHPYFRSLGEQVQTLSDTSSIFSVKNIQLQRDPGKRSSTFPESAQGKSRRQSVVF from the exons GTATCGTCCATGAGAACGTGAAGATGGGCTCAGACGGGGAGAGTGATCAGGCATCTGGGACGTCTTCTGATGAAGTCCAGAGTCCAGTCAGGGTCCGCATGAGGAACAACCACCACAGACGCATCTCCAATGag gacataAACAAGCGCCTGTCTCTGCCGGCTGACATCAGGCTACCGGAAGGCTACCTGGAGAAGTTTGCCATGAACAGTCCGCCATTCGACAAGCCCATGAGCCGCAGGCTACGAAGAGCCTCATTG TCTGAAATCGGCTTTGGCAAGTTGGAGACGTACATCAAACTAGACAAACTAGGGGAG ggaaCCTATGCTACAGTTTTTAAGGGGCGCAGCAAGCTGACTGACAACCTGGTGGCTCTGAAAGAGATCCGATTGGAGCATGAGGAGGGGGCTCCCTGCACTGCCATCAGAGAAG TGTCTCTGCTGAAGGATCTGAAGCATGCTAACATCGTTACCCTACATGACATCATCCACACTGACAAGTGCCTCACGCTGGTGTTCGAATACctg gagaaAGACCTGAAGCAGTACATGGATGACTGTGGCAGCATCATGAGTGTACACAACGTTAAG atctTTCTGTTCCAGTTGTTGCGAGGGCTGGCGTACTGCCACAGGAGAAAAGTCCTCCACAGAGATCTCAAACCCCAGAACCTGCTCATCAACGACAAAGGAGAGCTCAAACTGGCTGACTTtg GTCTGGCCCGGGCCAAGTCTGTCCCCACTAAGACCTACTCCAATGAGGTGGTGACACTCTGGTACCGCCCGCCCGATGTCCTGCTGGGCTCCACAGAGTACTCTACACCCATCGACATgtg GGGAGTGGGTTGTATCTTCTATGAGATGATGACAGGCAGACCACTGTTCCCTGGCTCCACAGTGGAGGATGAGCTGCACTTGATATTCCGTATCCTAG gcacACCAACAGAGTTGACCTGGCCTGGGATTACCACCAGCGAGGAGTTTAAGACCTACAAGTTCCCCCGTTACCACGCTGAGCCCCTGGTCAACCACGCACCCAG GATAGACAGTGATGGACATGACCTTCTTTCACTGCTACTACAG tTTGAGCCGATGAAGCGTGTATCGGCTGAGGAGGCTCTGAGACATCCATACTTCAGGAGCCTGGGGGAGCAGGTTCAAACACTGTCTGACA CGTCCTCCATCTTCTCTGTGAAGAACATTCAGCTCCAGAGAGACCCAGGGAAGAGGTCTTCAACCTTCCCAGAGTCAG cccaGGGGAAGAGTAGGAGGCAAAGTGTGGTGTTTTAG
- the LOC135527865 gene encoding cyclin-dependent kinase 17-like isoform X5 → MSDPRMGERDHSQRLSPFHRLRKLDTCHPPGNRIGIVHENVKMGSDGESDQASGTSSDEVQSPVRVRMRNNHHRRISNEDINKRLSLPADIRLPEGYLEKFAMNSPPFDKPMSRRLRRASLSEIGFGKLETYIKLDKLGEGTYATVFKGRSKLTDNLVALKEIRLEHEEGAPCTAIREVSLLKDLKHANIVTLHDIIHTDKCLTLVFEYLEKDLKQYMDDCGSIMSVHNVKIFLFQLLRGLAYCHRRKVLHRDLKPQNLLINDKGELKLADFGLARAKSVPTKTYSNEVVTLWYRPPDVLLGSTEYSTPIDMWGVGCIFYEMMTGRPLFPGSTVEDELHLIFRILGTPTELTWPGITTSEEFKTYKFPRYHAEPLVNHAPRIDSDGHDLLSLLLQFEPMKRVSAEEALRHPYFRSLGEQVQTLSDTSSIFSVKNIQLQRDPGKRSSTFPESAVAHKLGSAPSQYFQREGANPRAQSHGLSSPSTG, encoded by the exons ATGAGTGACCCtcggatgggggagagagaccaCTCTCAGAGACTCTCACCCTTTCACAGGCTCAGAAAGCTGGACACCTGCCACCCCCCTGGTAACCGCatcg GTATCGTCCATGAGAACGTGAAGATGGGCTCAGACGGGGAGAGTGATCAGGCATCTGGGACGTCTTCTGATGAAGTCCAGAGTCCAGTCAGGGTCCGCATGAGGAACAACCACCACAGACGCATCTCCAATGag gacataAACAAGCGCCTGTCTCTGCCGGCTGACATCAGGCTACCGGAAGGCTACCTGGAGAAGTTTGCCATGAACAGTCCGCCATTCGACAAGCCCATGAGCCGCAGGCTACGAAGAGCCTCATTG TCTGAAATCGGCTTTGGCAAGTTGGAGACGTACATCAAACTAGACAAACTAGGGGAG ggaaCCTATGCTACAGTTTTTAAGGGGCGCAGCAAGCTGACTGACAACCTGGTGGCTCTGAAAGAGATCCGATTGGAGCATGAGGAGGGGGCTCCCTGCACTGCCATCAGAGAAG TGTCTCTGCTGAAGGATCTGAAGCATGCTAACATCGTTACCCTACATGACATCATCCACACTGACAAGTGCCTCACGCTGGTGTTCGAATACctg gagaaAGACCTGAAGCAGTACATGGATGACTGTGGCAGCATCATGAGTGTACACAACGTTAAG atctTTCTGTTCCAGTTGTTGCGAGGGCTGGCGTACTGCCACAGGAGAAAAGTCCTCCACAGAGATCTCAAACCCCAGAACCTGCTCATCAACGACAAAGGAGAGCTCAAACTGGCTGACTTtg GTCTGGCCCGGGCCAAGTCTGTCCCCACTAAGACCTACTCCAATGAGGTGGTGACACTCTGGTACCGCCCGCCCGATGTCCTGCTGGGCTCCACAGAGTACTCTACACCCATCGACATgtg GGGAGTGGGTTGTATCTTCTATGAGATGATGACAGGCAGACCACTGTTCCCTGGCTCCACAGTGGAGGATGAGCTGCACTTGATATTCCGTATCCTAG gcacACCAACAGAGTTGACCTGGCCTGGGATTACCACCAGCGAGGAGTTTAAGACCTACAAGTTCCCCCGTTACCACGCTGAGCCCCTGGTCAACCACGCACCCAG GATAGACAGTGATGGACATGACCTTCTTTCACTGCTACTACAG tTTGAGCCGATGAAGCGTGTATCGGCTGAGGAGGCTCTGAGACATCCATACTTCAGGAGCCTGGGGGAGCAGGTTCAAACACTGTCTGACA CGTCCTCCATCTTCTCTGTGAAGAACATTCAGCTCCAGAGAGACCCAGGGAAGAGGTCTTCAACCTTCCCAGAGTCAG CAGTGGCCCATAAGCTAGGCTCCGCCCCCTCGCAGTACTTCCAGAGAGAAGGAGCCAATCCCAGGGCTCAGAGTCAcggcctctcctccccctccacaggCTGA
- the LOC135527865 gene encoding cyclin-dependent kinase 17-like isoform X4 — MDRMKIIKRRLSMSLRSTRPVDDSLSELAEQMTLDEPSAARENGIVHENVKMGSDGESDQASGTSSDEVQSPVRVRMRNNHHRRISNEDINKRLSLPADIRLPEGYLEKFAMNSPPFDKPMSRRLRRASLSEIGFGKLETYIKLDKLGEGTYATVFKGRSKLTDNLVALKEIRLEHEEGAPCTAIREVSLLKDLKHANIVTLHDIIHTDKCLTLVFEYLEKDLKQYMDDCGSIMSVHNVKIFLFQLLRGLAYCHRRKVLHRDLKPQNLLINDKGELKLADFGLARAKSVPTKTYSNEVVTLWYRPPDVLLGSTEYSTPIDMWGVGCIFYEMMTGRPLFPGSTVEDELHLIFRILGTPTELTWPGITTSEEFKTYKFPRYHAEPLVNHAPRIDSDGHDLLSLLLQFEPMKRVSAEEALRHPYFRSLGEQVQTLSDTSSIFSVKNIQLQRDPGKRSSTFPESAVAHKLGSAPSQYFQREGANPRAQSHGLSSPSTG, encoded by the exons GTATCGTCCATGAGAACGTGAAGATGGGCTCAGACGGGGAGAGTGATCAGGCATCTGGGACGTCTTCTGATGAAGTCCAGAGTCCAGTCAGGGTCCGCATGAGGAACAACCACCACAGACGCATCTCCAATGag gacataAACAAGCGCCTGTCTCTGCCGGCTGACATCAGGCTACCGGAAGGCTACCTGGAGAAGTTTGCCATGAACAGTCCGCCATTCGACAAGCCCATGAGCCGCAGGCTACGAAGAGCCTCATTG TCTGAAATCGGCTTTGGCAAGTTGGAGACGTACATCAAACTAGACAAACTAGGGGAG ggaaCCTATGCTACAGTTTTTAAGGGGCGCAGCAAGCTGACTGACAACCTGGTGGCTCTGAAAGAGATCCGATTGGAGCATGAGGAGGGGGCTCCCTGCACTGCCATCAGAGAAG TGTCTCTGCTGAAGGATCTGAAGCATGCTAACATCGTTACCCTACATGACATCATCCACACTGACAAGTGCCTCACGCTGGTGTTCGAATACctg gagaaAGACCTGAAGCAGTACATGGATGACTGTGGCAGCATCATGAGTGTACACAACGTTAAG atctTTCTGTTCCAGTTGTTGCGAGGGCTGGCGTACTGCCACAGGAGAAAAGTCCTCCACAGAGATCTCAAACCCCAGAACCTGCTCATCAACGACAAAGGAGAGCTCAAACTGGCTGACTTtg GTCTGGCCCGGGCCAAGTCTGTCCCCACTAAGACCTACTCCAATGAGGTGGTGACACTCTGGTACCGCCCGCCCGATGTCCTGCTGGGCTCCACAGAGTACTCTACACCCATCGACATgtg GGGAGTGGGTTGTATCTTCTATGAGATGATGACAGGCAGACCACTGTTCCCTGGCTCCACAGTGGAGGATGAGCTGCACTTGATATTCCGTATCCTAG gcacACCAACAGAGTTGACCTGGCCTGGGATTACCACCAGCGAGGAGTTTAAGACCTACAAGTTCCCCCGTTACCACGCTGAGCCCCTGGTCAACCACGCACCCAG GATAGACAGTGATGGACATGACCTTCTTTCACTGCTACTACAG tTTGAGCCGATGAAGCGTGTATCGGCTGAGGAGGCTCTGAGACATCCATACTTCAGGAGCCTGGGGGAGCAGGTTCAAACACTGTCTGACA CGTCCTCCATCTTCTCTGTGAAGAACATTCAGCTCCAGAGAGACCCAGGGAAGAGGTCTTCAACCTTCCCAGAGTCAG CAGTGGCCCATAAGCTAGGCTCCGCCCCCTCGCAGTACTTCCAGAGAGAAGGAGCCAATCCCAGGGCTCAGAGTCAcggcctctcctccccctccacaggCTGA